Below is a window of Enterococcus gilvus ATCC BAA-350 DNA.
AAGTTTTGATTTATTCGAAGCACAAGACGAAGCATACAAAGAATCTGTTTTACCTAAGGCAGTGAAAAAACGCGTAGCAATCGAAGCAGCTTCTCCATTCGGTTGGGAACGTTATATCGGATCGGAAGGTAAGATGATCGGTATTGATCATTTTGGAGCTTCTGCACCAGGAGACTATGTTTTAGAACAATTTGGATTCACTGTGGAAAATGTTGTGAATACTTTTAACAAACTTTAAAATTTAATTTGAAAAGGTTGAGGAGAATAATTTTCCTCAACCTTTTTTGTGATCAGATTCTTCAGGTCTCTAGCTGTAAATTGTTTAACGGTAAGTTTAGCATTCCAGAAGGGAAAGTAATAGTTTTACTAAAATAAAGTTTACATAATATTTTACTCGAACACTAATAATTAATGGCGGTTTCAATTTTTCGATACGTTCAATAAAAATGTTTATTCGTGAGCAAATTTATTTAGACAGAAATTAAATTCTGTTATACTGTCCTTGTGCAAAATATTGCAATTAAAAAATGATTCAAACGAAAGAGGGACGACAATGAAAGTAGTAGTAGTAGGATGTACACATGCCGGTACCGCAGCCGTTAAAAATATTTTAGCAAACCACCCGGATGCAGAGGTGACAGTGTTTGAGCGGAATGACAATATCTCATTCCTTTCATGTGGAATCGCTTTATACGTAGGTGGAGTCGTGAAAGATCCAGCAGGGCTATTTTATTCTAACCCTGAAGAACTTACTTCTTTAGGTGCAAAAGTGAACATGGAACACGATGTAACAAACATTGATACAGATGCTAAAAAAATCACAGCAAAAGATTTGAAAACAGAGGAAGAAAAGATCGTTGAATATGATAAATTGGTTGTAACAACAGGTTCTTGGCCAATCATCCCGCCGATCAAAGGGATTGAATCTAAGAATGTTTTATTATGCAAAAACTATAACCAGGCAAATGTCATCATTGAACAAGCAAAAGACGCTAAAAAAGTTGTAGTAGTCGGTGGAGGATATATTGGTATTGAATTAGTAGAAGCTTTTGCCGAGTCAGGTAAAGAAGTAACGCTAATTGATGGATTATCAAGAATCTTAAACAAATATTTAGATAAGCCTTTCACAGATCTACTAGAAAAAGAATTAGAAGACCATGGTGTGACATTAGCATTGGGAGAGAACGTAAGTGAATTCGTTGCAGATGAAAGTGGTGCTGTAACTAAAGTAGTGACACCGAGCAATGAATTTGATGCGGATATGGTTATCCTGTGTGTCGGTTTCCGACCTAATACAACGTTATTAGAAGGCAAAGTAGATATGCTGCCAAGCGGAGCAATCAAAGTGAACGAATATATGCAATCAAGCAACCCAGATATTTTCTCTGCGGGTGATTCAACAGTTGTTCATTATAACCCAACTGGAAAAGATCAATATATCCCTCTAGCAACAAACGCTGTTAGACAAGGAATGTTAGTCGGTCAAAACTTAGTTGAACAAAAAATGAAATACCGAGGCACACAAGGTACTTCTGGTCTTTACTTATTTGGATGGACGATTGGTTCGACTGGATTAACAAAAGAGAGTGCTGCATTAAATGATTTAGACGTGAATGTAACAGTAATCGAAGACAATTATCGGCCTGAGTTCATGCCAACTACTGAAAAAGTTTTAATGGAGATTGTTTCAGAAAAAGGCACGAATAAAATTTTAGGTGCACAGTTCCTTTCAAAATATGATATTACACAATCTGCAAATACAATCTCAGTGGCTATTCAAAATAATATGACGTTAGAAGATTTAGCATTACAAGATTTCTTCTTCCAGCCACATTTTGACCGCCCATGGAATTACTTGAACATTTTAGCTCAAGCGGCTTTAGCGGAAGCAGAATAAAAAAAGGGAGGCGTAAGCCTTCTTTTTTTATTGCTAAGAGAAATTTATCAGACTTGGAGTTCCTTTTTTTTTAGTGTAAACTGAGAAACGAACGGAGGATTTCAAATGATTTCATTAAATGATTATTTAGCGGGTGGGGAGACAACAATCTCAAATCTGTTATTAAAAAATTATACTAAACTGGGACTGACGACTGACGAATTTATGTTGTGGCTGCAGCTTTACGCTTCACATCAATCTGGAGTAGATTTTCCTGATTTGACTGTAATTGCCCAAGACATGGGATGTACTATTGAGAAGATATATG
It encodes the following:
- a CDS encoding FAD-dependent oxidoreductase; its protein translation is MKVVVVGCTHAGTAAVKNILANHPDAEVTVFERNDNISFLSCGIALYVGGVVKDPAGLFYSNPEELTSLGAKVNMEHDVTNIDTDAKKITAKDLKTEEEKIVEYDKLVVTTGSWPIIPPIKGIESKNVLLCKNYNQANVIIEQAKDAKKVVVVGGGYIGIELVEAFAESGKEVTLIDGLSRILNKYLDKPFTDLLEKELEDHGVTLALGENVSEFVADESGAVTKVVTPSNEFDADMVILCVGFRPNTTLLEGKVDMLPSGAIKVNEYMQSSNPDIFSAGDSTVVHYNPTGKDQYIPLATNAVRQGMLVGQNLVEQKMKYRGTQGTSGLYLFGWTIGSTGLTKESAALNDLDVNVTVIEDNYRPEFMPTTEKVLMEIVSEKGTNKILGAQFLSKYDITQSANTISVAIQNNMTLEDLALQDFFFQPHFDRPWNYLNILAQAALAEAE